The Vidua chalybeata isolate OUT-0048 chromosome 22, bVidCha1 merged haplotype, whole genome shotgun sequence genome contains the following window.
TACTTTAAAGGATTTAGACTCTGAGTTTAGGATGAAATATGGCTTGAGgctttcacatttatttcttgcttgcttgcttgttttttttgggagggtttttttttggttgtttttttgggtttttaaaaatttaattctaAATGTATGTCACAAATTATAACTATTAtacatataataatatataatataatataatataatataatataatataatataatataatataataataatataatataatataatataatataatataatataatataatatattccTCCCAAACTCTCTAAACTCTGATGAGGGAGGGACACTGATGCCTTTTTGTGCTACCTAAAACCAGGcaaaattaagagaataaaagcatgtttttttatatttattgaagggccttcaggtacatttagggcagaataacccccccccaaaaaatggaCAACAAGTCAcaggtttttatatttttataagtttggtccatttgcatattgggggtgaATCtcccaattacagcttcaggtaatgaaggaattttgggagaaaaattgTCAAAATACAATACAtcatatttcagaataaaataagaTACATCATATAGCCAACCCAGGacagtttggggatttttttattttattatttttatttgtttgtttgtttggttggttgttgtttttgttttggtttgattttggttttgggtcttttttgtttggttggggttttttttgttgttttttgtttggttttgttttggtttgtttgtttgttttgtttgtttgtttttttggtggtggtttttttttttttttttttttttttttgtttcttttggttgttttggaaTTGGTTGGGGTCAGGGACCagctggatccagctgtggctcgggaTCCCAGCAGAGTCACAGTTTGAGTTAGAGAGGGGAGTAAGAAGTTAATATGTAGAATAGGGTAGTTGTAGGActataaaaaaagtaaaagactTTAGAAAAAGGCCCCAAAGCTaagaaaggctgggaaatctCAAAACCTTCTCATGGGAAGCCAGGAAGTTCAGAACCAAGTGAATACATTGATATTTATCACAtggaacaagaaagaacaagaacttatTGATAGCTCAAGACGTGAAAAGTCCTGGATATATGCTTTGCAAAGATAGAAGAAGTTTCAATCTTAAAGAATGaattattgtgtattgtttgAGGTTCACAGAAgtccttttgttaatgttaaacaCACGTGGGTCCTTTTCTTATTAGAGTATAATAActttacaccttttcttttacGTTGTTGGTTCAAAGAATATGCAGAAGAAGGCTTTGCATGAGCTGCCAGCTGGTCTCTGATCTGGATTTGTTGTTATTTTCGTggtgtctcttgctttttgaatgatacaaacagaaaataaatcctaaGTCTGCACCCAGTCAGGGTCCCGTCCCGTCTGTGAGACTCGGACCGATCCAGCAGAGACAGTCGctctttaaatagtaaattaatgCAATATAATATGGCTTTAATTAAACAGATCCTTCAGCCTCCTGACCTGGAGCAGACCtcagcatttcttcccctcAGGGCTCGCCTGATTTCCGACAGGGAGGGACGGGCAGGAAAGGCAGAAGAAGAATGTCcgagcccagcacatccccctggctgccctggctggctccagaccctggcaggggctcagagaccttggcatgaagtcaaaaacacctgtggcttccattttagcccgtggaaaaaactcaattttgtatgaggaattacaagccacaagggtttgagcagtgtgatATTTGAATTAACGtagggtggaaaagtagaaatttggggtttttttagaatataattCAGGGGGTCAAGgtggagggatttgggtgtgtcctggccttcttctcctcctccttgccctccgtgtcttgctgtgctggtgacacttttctgttggtttcaggcacagacacactgcccaacatcaatgacagacattggcacgttcCTGTGAACACAGACGCGTCGTTTTGAGTGTAGAAGGTGGGAGCCACCCAGGGCTCGGGGCAGATGGCCACGGCCTCCTTTCAGGATGGacctcagcagggcagagagagaacgTTAGcgataagggaaaataaacagcctTGGAAACGCAATCAAACACGTTCCAGGCTcctttggctgcacgggctgggacAAGGATTTCACACTGCTGGGGTCCCCATAAGCTGACCCTGACAGAAGAACCTGCACTGACTTTTTCCCCCGTTTCCGCCCCGTTTCCAGGCACCACGTGCACTATGTCATCCCCTACGACGGGGACCAGTCGGTGGTGGACTCCTCGGAGAATTACTTTGTGACTGACAACGTCACCAAGCAGGAGATCGACCTgatgctggggctgctgctgggcttctGCATCAGCTGGTTCCTGGTGTGGATGGACGGGGTGCTGCACTACGCCGTGCGCGCCTGGCGGACCAGCCGGCGCTATGGTGagtgctgctcttcctcctcatcctcctcctcttcctcctcctctttcttctcatctgccttgtcctcttcctcctcatcttctcctctttcttctcatcttctcctctttcttctcatcttctcatcttctcctcttcctcctcttcttcccatcttctcctcttcctcctcatctcctcgtcttcctcctcatcttctcctcttcctcctcctctttcttctcatcttctcctcttcctcctcctctttcttctcatcttctcctcttcctcctcatctcctcatcttcctcctcatcttctcctctttcttctcatcttctcctcttcctcctcctctttcttctcatcttctcctcttcctcctcttcttcctcctcatcttctcctcttcctcttcctccttcttatcctcatcttcctcctcctcttcctcctcatattctcttcttcctcttcttcctcctcatcttctcctctttcttctcatcttctcatcttcctcctcctcctcctcatcttcctcctcctcctcctcatcttctcctctttctccttttctttcttctcatcttcTCCTCTTActcctctttcttctcatctcctcctcctcttcctccccttcctcctcctcctcctctctcagCCCCTGCCTGTCGTAGCTGAGACAGAGACAATACAAAGCAGCACACTCCGTTTTTATTTTGCACACACATTCTCACAAAACATTCTTACAAAGCTCCCAATTCACTCATTGGCCAGGGAACACAAACCAAGGGCTCATTgcaacaggcagctgcagctttctctTCTTTATCCTTCCTTATTTCTTGGTTTTTGTGTCAGTGACCTCGGTAGAGAATTCCTTCAGGGCTGAACATGGATCCTCTTcccaaacttctctctggctcgCAGAATTCAAagtaaaacctcttccacacctgccctctccctggagcctgggGCAGCTGGAAAAGGCCAAGCTGCTGCTTTATTCCACCTGGACCTGGCACAAatctgggattttccagccccCTGTATCCCCCTTGCTCTGGATGCTCCCAGCCTGGGGTGTGCCAGGATTCCGTGACCCGGGCAGGAACGTCGGTGTGGGAATTCTGTGGGCAGAACATCTTCAGGCTGcaccaaacccccccaggaaaatctggatttttattttttcccagctgctgggagagcagcctggtgctggctgtgtaaagctgtgacactgcagtgacagtgacagacACCTGTGGGGCGCCAGCTGACACCCCATTATTTCCAGTTCCgtatttccatttccatatttccttttccatatttccttttccatatttccttttccatttccatatttccttttccatttccatatttccatttccatttccatactTCCTTTTCCGTTtccatatttccatatttccatttccatatttccatatttccatatttccatatttccatttccatttccatatttccacatttccatttccatatttccttttccatttccatatttccataTATTTCCATATCtccatttccatatttccatttccatttccatatttccatttccatttccatatttccttttccatttccatatttccatttccatatttccatatttccatatttccatatttccatttccatttccatacttccttttccatttccatatttccatatttccatttccatatttccatatttccatatttccttttccatttccatatttccataTATTTCCATATCTCCATTTccatatttccttttccatttccatttccatatttccttttccatttccatatttccatatttccatttccatatttccatatctccatttccatccctttccacccCTCACCCCGGAGCAGATGTGGAGAGCTTTTTGTCCAGCTGTGCCATCAGCCCCATGTTGGGAAAAGGTCAGGCCAGGTTTGGAGCAGTCGAAATCCCGAATTATCACCctgagaaggagcagcagatccTTCAGAGCCTCCCTCTGCCCCATTCTCCTCCCTCAGCCCGCGGATTTTCCTattgggaggaggaaaaaaaaaaacaggggaaTGCATTCAATTAGAGAACGACTGGAAATTCCCTCAAAACGTGCCCACAAATCCCCGTCTGCAGCTCTTGCCTGGTGGTGCTGCTCAATCCCAGCTCGGGGCGAAGGCGAAGCGAGCAGCAGAAAGATTTCTCTGCAGGCCCAGAAGAAATTCTAATTAGGGACGTGGACTCTGCTTCTAAAAACTCAGATTAAAAACCAGATTCATTTCCCATCACTCTTCCCAAATGCCTCCGTGGGCAGGTTCGGAGTCAGGATTCTCCCGGGGCTGCGCTGCTGCTGATTTTCCTGGGAGATTTTCCCGATTTTTCAGCTCCTgagagggaattttggggctgtGGCTCCTGATTTTCATCAGGGATCAGAGCCCAGGACCTCTCCTTGTGCTGGGATCAGCACCCCGGCGGGAGGGAGGCTTCTCTTTTTAGTCGTtaatttggtattttatttttagccatTATTTcgtatttttttaaaaatttttagtCATTAATTTAGTGGTTTATTTTTAGCtattatttagtattttttttatttttagtcattaatttactattttatttttggctattatttaggttttttttatttttagtcattaatttactattttatttttagctattatttaggttttttctatttttagtcattaatttagtattttatttttagccatTATTTcgtatttttaatttttagtaattAAGTTcgtattttatttttagctattatttagtatttttttatttttagtcattaatttactattttatttttagccattatttagtattttttatttttagtcattaatttactattttatttttagccatTATTTcgtattttttttaatttttagtagttaatttagtgttttatttttagctattatttagggtttttttctatttttagtcattaatttagtattttatttttagccatTATTTcgtatttttaatttttagtaattAAGTTcgtattttatttttagctattatttagtattttttttatttttagtcattaatttactattttatttttagccattatttagtattttttatttttagtcattaatttactattttatttttagccatTATTTcgtattttttatttttagtaattaaGTTcgtattttatttttagctattATTTagtagttttttatttttggtaattaatttactattttatttttagctattatttagtattttatttttagttataaatttttttattttatttttagccatTATTTAGTGTTTTTTAGtcattaatttactattttattttagccATTATTTagtagttttttatttttagtaattaatttactattttatttttagcaattaTTTagtagttttttatttttagtcattaattgggtattttatttttagccattatttagttttttttttatttttagtcattaattgggtattttatttttagccattatttagttttttttttatttttagtcattaatttactattttattttagccattatttagtatttttttttatttttagtcattAATTTcgtattttatttttagccatTATTTAgtagtttttaatttctggaaattaatttactattttatttgtAGCAATTATTTagtagttttttatttttaatcattaattgggtattttatttctagtaattacttattatttttagtaattatttattattttttatttttagtaattaaTTTAGTATTTTCTATTTAGgaatgatttattattttttatttttagtaattaatttagtatttttagtcattatttcatatttttaattttttttttgaacaggataaaaaaaacctttggtggttttgtttattGCTTGTTGTGTACAGTGAGGTATATGAGGTACCAACACTGTCACTATAATAattaatgtgtataaatatttgcatttgtaaATCGATATGCATAAATTAGCAATTTTCAATTGGTAATTATTATCTATATGCCAATATGTCAATATGTTAATATATTGATATAGTGAGGTATTGATATATTAATGTATTGATATATTGATATATTGATGTGTTGATATATTGATATATTGCTATATTGATATATtgacatatttatatattgatatattgaTGTATTGATATATTAATGTATTGATATATTGATATATTGATTTATTGATATATTGATATATTGATGTATTGATGTATTGATATATTGATACATTGATATATTGATATATTGATAAATTGATGTATTGATATATTGATATATTGATGTATTGATATATTGATATATTGATATATTGATTTATTGATATATTGATATATTGATGTATTGATGTATTGATATATTGATACATTGATATATTGATATATTGATAAATTGATATATTGATGTATTGATGTATTGATATATTGATATATTGATGTATTGATATATTGATGTATTGATATAttgatatatagatatattgATATATTGATGTATTGATATATTGGTATATAGATATATTGATGTATTGCTATATTGATATATCAATATATTGATATATTGATGTATTGCTGTATTGATATATCGATATATTCGTGTATGAATGTATTAATAATTAACCTCCATGAAGTGATTTTGTAAAGCTCCTCTAGTTAAGGCGTGAGGTGAACGGTGATGAATTCTCAAGCTTTGGGAATTCTCTCCAAATCCGTTTCCCACTGggggtggtggcacagggaggagaagggCGAGCTCCGCTCCcgtccctgcccagccctgcagggaccTCAGGGGTGGCGTCCCTGCACGCCCTCACCTTCCCTGTCCTCCCTGCCTTCCAGACAACTCCTGGTCCTGGATCCCGAAATTTTGTAACTTGAAGGAGCTGAGGAAGCGTCACCACCGGCAGTACGAGGAGGCCACCGGGAACATGGTGCACATCAAACAGAAGCTGTACCACAACGGGCACCCCAGCCCCCGGCACCTCTGAGGGACCCCCAGCCTCCAGGGACTGCAGCcagcttttaaaacacacacaggactcctcttcctcctgggGAACGGCCTCTGGATCGCTCCCGAGCCAGCTGAGGACACGGATTTTCGGGATCCATCCCGGGTGTCCGCGGGTGGACACGCCACGATGCACAACTAAAGCCAGTCCTGGATGCTCTGCAGCCAAGGCTTTGCACTGTGTTCCACATTTTATTGTCAGACTCgtgtaaatatgtaaaaaaaaaaaaaaaaaaaaaaaaaaaaaaaaaaaaaaaaaaaaaaaaagagagagagagagagaaaagagatttGCATTCTACTTTcaaccccccctcccctccccattTTCCTGGCTGTCCTGCACATCCTGCTGGGAATGTTGGATGGAGGTGGGACAGCACCGAGAAGATGCAGAGTGTctcctccaggagctccagccccCCAAAAgttctctgctcctctgcctgggccgtgccctgctctgcccctgcctgcaCGGGCCTGCCCGCTCACAGGTTTGCATGGGGGCAAGGCACAGCGGCCCCTGGCtgggtttcctttttttttttttttgctttggttcaCGTCCTGGGGAGTTGCTGTGGGggaaggaagggctgggattGTGTCCGGGGTTTGATGTTTGCATTGCTGTCCACGAAACCTGCCTTAAGCAACCCGaccccagagccagggctgctgctggggtggcacctttgggggtggcagggctgctgtCCTTCGCCAGAGGAGGGTGGGATGTGTCAGATGTCACTAACCAACACCCCCCAACCCTTGCCTGGGAggaaa
Protein-coding sequences here:
- the TMEM240 gene encoding transmembrane protein 240 isoform X3 — encoded protein: MDMNALLDRFHNYILPHLRGEDRVCHCNCGRHHVHYVIPYDGDQSVVDSSENYFVTDNVTKQEIDLMLGLLLGFCISWFLVWMDGVLHYAVRAWRTSRRYDNSWSWIPKFCNLKELRKRHHRQYEEATGNMVHIKQKLYHNGHPSPRHL
- the TMEM240 gene encoding transmembrane protein 240 isoform X2 — protein: MSMNANTMIFMILGASIVMAIACLMDMNALLDRFHNYILPHLRGEDRVCHCNCGRHHVHYVIPYDGDQSVVDSSENYFVTDNVTKQEIDLMLGLLLGFCISWFLVWMDGVLHYAVRAWRTSRRYDNSWSWIPKFCNLKELRKRHHRQYEEATGNMVHIKQKLYHNGHPSPRHL
- the TMEM240 gene encoding transmembrane protein 240 isoform X1, whose product is MTASVSGNQTGVNVLFHHPELTRCLGCGLLQAIACLMDMNALLDRFHNYILPHLRGEDRVCHCNCGRHHVHYVIPYDGDQSVVDSSENYFVTDNVTKQEIDLMLGLLLGFCISWFLVWMDGVLHYAVRAWRTSRRYDNSWSWIPKFCNLKELRKRHHRQYEEATGNMVHIKQKLYHNGHPSPRHL